The DNA segment CCGACAATGAAATTCCTAAAGTTTTTTTTATCGCAAACCTTTtgtgatttatttttatcatcaaTCTAACTTCGATTTGTTATGTTTTTTCTCACTTTCAGGGAACCCGCATACATGCAACCATAAGGGTTTCAAAATCTTGATGTGCGATGGTAAGACCAACCAGAAAAATTCAACAACAAACATTGTATTTaaagaaaattttcaaaatttataagaCAATTGTTTGTTTAATTTCTAATTATACGATATATATTTCGATTATTCGTTCAAATATTCATTCTTACTATTTTTTATCATCGCACGACATATTTTTGTTTGAAGAATTTTTGATgttttaaaaagtatttttttaacatTATTCTTATTActaattgtaaaattaaatttatttatattttaattttattatcaatattttcaattgatccaatttatttatattatatacaagatataaattcgtgcatcgcacgggtgaaatACTAGTTTCTATAATAagaggcttggcttgttgggatTAAGTTATGGAtaatgggccctaagaagttagtgtcctaatagacatataacttaatcaagtctagaaattatatatatatatatatatatatatatgtgtgtgtgtgtgtgtgtgtgtgtgtgtgtgtgtgtaatttttgaaaaacatatTGATTCCAACCTtagattttttgaaaatcacacATATTATTCCAAgtggaattttcgaattcctcttctcctttttgagagaattcagtgtgtgattttttgaaaaattacattctgaattgacagatcaaatctgtttaatctcttcgataaacatctaattgatttctagtgcaatcaatcagagggttttagttttctgttcgtggacctaattcaggagttgatcgagcgagtcttcagttcctgggatttacaacaagagcagaaaattctgttggtgtccataatcaagtcataacttgaagaggtaaaattttaattgttattagtattttacatgttgattttaatcgttacgatttgatacccatgatatggaatcgttccatataaaaaaataaaaattttaaactttcgctgcaccgggtatcacatctTTGATCCGAGAACGAGTGTTCCAACAagaactagcatatagagtctcaatgatgtttcaagtagtaaggactaatggtgtacaaccaaaaccgcgaacttatccactcaattaatgataaccacttggaaagtccgaatagggtagttcgatcatccatcatatgaatatccatgtgcatgcttcgaacatctctatgttctataccaatgaaacgtggtactaggcatcgcaaatgctagtttcaatctcaagcgatccttatccttttttgtggacggctcaattgactaggaactgtttagaatatacagtgattataagatgtgtttcatgatagtcattcaattctactatcacatcttacatgcactctagtatattcaaggtttttatctaaacatcgtatagtacgtcacaacataataatatgataaaatataaagtaaatgtcaatataaaagtgtaaattatattaaacaaagattgtttacacatagagtcacaaaagcccttagccacaagttggctaaccgggcacccactctttcaattcctTTAACTGAGTTTCTCTTAACTAGAATCATCcttaattggtttacccttAGCTAAACACACAAGATATAGTGTGATAGATCTATGAATTAAAATTCATTCTTTCAGTGATAAGCTTAGTCTGTCGCATTTCACGCATGTCTACTTCTATTGTCTCTTCTTCATGTGCGTTCTTTGCGCTAACTGGTGTTGATTTGTAGCTAACTTGATTTGAGTACTTGCACGTCCCATAACTCGTTCAAGGACAAAAGTGAAGTTCATTCTAGAATCAGATTACTCTTAACAAATCTATTATATCAGCCAACTATTTTGTCTTATCGGATTTTTTCTCTCCCAACTGGTCTATTGTCTCAGCTGGTTTATCTGAACTAGGGCTGCTTcacaatgaaattttttttttcagcaaGAAGCTCTTCCCATCCGGATTATGGAACCTggcgtctctgataccactaaaatgtcacgccccgaaaccgggcctagttgacatcggcgttgtttaacaatttaacattgaaacaacaagtctcgtagtacaaatcttgccaaaaaccagtctatttcataaaccaTAACTATTTTTTTACAGTGAAAAAACACAAGTGCGGAAGCAATTAACGTAGTAAGAAATAAGActgaaataaattcttgaatttccatatcttgaacttgatcaccaaccccaaaatgtgtgttgttcatcatcttccaactgatcttcgCCCGTATCTGGGGAAGaaagtaagggggtgagtgttttgaaaaatactcagcaagtgggggccaatTGTACACacaaatatcgaatatatatatatacatgatacgAATTCAAAAAAAGACATGTTCCAGAACATATCGCAACAGTAGTCAAGATATGAGACAAACAGAATTCGAAACAAAACATCAAGACAAATCATAACTTAGACATATCACTGTTATTCATCTCATTAATCCTagctactgatcagtccctaattgTTACTCATCTAAGGGAACGAGGCCTTAAAcagttattataacccaccgcatcagggccttaTCATATCATGTTTTCGAAATTTCCTTATCATTTCTTAATTTGAATCCTAACAGTGCATTTCAAGATCTCATTGCATAACAGAGGAATCGTACAGAACGAAACATGAAACGAAATCAAAGGACATGAAACGAGGAATGTACGATCGAGTTTTCAAAACAGGAACatcattcttttaaaaatatatttattcatattttatcatAATGACCATGGGCTTTTACTGGTTTTGGGCTCCCCCTGGGGTCTTTTCCTGTAAACGGGCTCCCTCTGGGGCTTTTTCCCATGCATGGGCTCCCTCTGGGGTCTTTTCTCTCACAGGCTTTTTCCAATGCGCCATTATTCAAATCAGAATCATCACAAACGAATATATCACATGAGTATCAATTGGAACAAAAAGGACAAAATGAATCTGAACAAAGGCTTAGCAAAGGAATGCATAACGAATCATAAGATACTTCAAAATGAAGCATAACAAAGGATTCATGTGGAACGAAATATATACGGAATCAAAGGACATAAAACAAACAGTGTACGATCAAAAACTTGAAACAGATACTTGGTGATTTCAAACAAGAATAAGCCCAAACAAAGATTTCGATGATTTCTTAGAATAATGCTTAGATAATCAAAATGAACAAAAAGAGTCCAATAGAAACAAGACTCAATGATTTCCATCGAATTGAAATAAAGATGgcttaaagaaacaaaaactcACTTACCTTATTTTCGGATTTGTATGAAACAAAATTTAGTCAACTTGCAAAAGTATTTTTGGAAtattgaaccgtcggatcgacCACAAATTTTTTCAGCACGTTCACAAGGATGTGAAAAAGATTATGAAAGGTGAAGATCGGCTTTGAGATCATTTGATACCATTTCTGGTCGACGAACTGGAGTCGCTCTCTTCTCGTCTAGAATCTGCCACTTATTATTGCAAAGGCCTTTTCCATAAATGGACAGAACATGTATAACATAAAGAGGTATAttgtgaacggtgaagattggatttagaAGTCATATGGGGTGCCAAAAAAAATCAGTACAATGGACTTTGAAATGCTTCTTGGTTGTGATTTTTCACTCAACCTTTGGGAGTATTTATAGGCAACTTAGATTAGCTGAATGATCATGGTTTAAGGCCATTACATCCCATTTTAATGTTATTATCAGCCATGAATTGGGCTGTTACAAACCTTGATCATAACTCTTCAATTTCTACATTGATGTTAGTTTTTCAACTCATTGTAATGTTACTaaaaaaactgaatcttcaCATACCcagcattttttttattagtggAAAGTAATTAATCATACAAGGTCGTGAAAATGATTGACGAATAATATATAGATGGTGTCAATTGGATATGTTGAACATTGACGTCGTTGACtctatttttgatttttgaaatcccGTCTTCATTTttaaattcgaaattcacatgcaacatccttttttttttttgttgaagcAATGCCACATCTCATTTTTGAAAATGCATTCATGGTAATTTCGtgagttttaaaatatttaaaatattttatgaaattgtGGCAAGTTTTAGAACCATATATAACATTATGTGGAACGGCATATAATCTTCAACATTGTATGTATAAAATGTATGTTAAATGTCCTTGTATTTGAGAcaaccaattaattaattaatatatatatatatatatatataaattcgaTTCAAAGATTaagaaaaatacaataaaaataaaataataattttacaatcatctatatatatagagagaagCTCGTTTGCGTATTGCCACCCGGCTCCGTTTCGATTTTTCGCGAATTTCTCCATCGTATAATTTGCTTTACCATTTACCAATCCTCCCTTCACCTCAAATATCTACAGAAAAGGGGATTGCCCACCGATTTTTTCGATGAAAATCCCCGAGCAGACGATGCAGTACAAGAATCTCGGCAAATCGGGCCTCAAGGTTTCCCAGCTCGCGTACGGCGCTTGGGTCACATTCGGCAATCAACTCGATGTGAAGGAAGCTAAATCTATACTCCAATGCTGCCGCGATCATGGAGTCAATTTCTTCGACAACGCCGAGGTTTATGCCAACGGCCGCGCGGAAGAGATCATGGGTCAGGCTATTAAGGAGCTTGGATGGAAGAGATCCGACCTCGTTATATCTACCAAGATTTTCTGGGGTGGGCCCGGACCCAATGACAAGGGATTGTCGAGGAAGCATATAATGGAGGGGACTAAGAACAGTTTGAAGAGGCTGGATATGGAGTATGTTGATGTGCTTTATTGCCATAGGCCAGATATCGGGACGCCCATTGAGGAGACTGTGCGGGCCATGAATCATGTGATTGACAAGGGGTGGGCGTATTATTGGGGAACCAGTGAATGGTCTGCTCAGCAGATTACCGAGGCTTGGGGCGTGGCTGAGCGGCTGGATCTTGTGGGTCCTATTGTTGAGCAGCCGGAGTATAATCTTTTATCCAGGCATAAGGTAAAAACAAGTGGATTGGTTGTGCTATTTGTCGgtgtttgttttttgttttattgggATCTTTGGTAGCTGTAGATAGGAAAGATTCGAGCTTTAATCATTTGTTTCTCTACTTTAGTGAAAATCTTTTGTAGATTATCTCCGTTGTGGCTGTAGGAACTAGGAAGTGTAAGTTTGCTCGTTGAGTGATCTTGGTGAACCTCGAGCTTTTTAATGAAACAGGGTTTGCCTTTTGGAGCCTGCTGGCTTATGAAGCAAATAGCACTCTTTTACCAACAATGATTGGCAGGAAAATTTTTTAGTATGCTCGTGATGCGCACTCATTGAATCACAAGCTTCTTGTGTTAGTTTGTTCTCATTGATTATAGTTTTTGGTAATAGTTAACTACAGTGAGTAAGACTTCTCTCATGATTGCAAAATTGAGTGTCTCAGTTAGGAATACATATTTGACCTAATGGACTCAAATTCCTCAGCGGGTTTTTACCGTGAGTAGACTGTAGTTGAGGGTTTGAAGGAATTATCCCGAAGTTGCATGTTTCGGAAGCTGCATTTGATGTATATACTCATTTCTCTCGTACTAAATATTATTTCCTTATGCATTTAACTGCTCTAGGTCGAGTCAGAGTATCTACCTTTGTACACTAATTATGGTATTGGGCTGACCACATGGAGTCCACTTGCATCTGGAGTTCTGACTGGAAAGTATGGGACTGGAAATATTCCACCTGATAGCAGGTTTGCCCTGGAAAATTACAAGGTGAGGAAACGAAATAGAACTTCCCGTTCTGAGTATTGATCAAATTTTGTTTTCCGTTGGGTGTATATGACTCGTTGATTCTTGTGATGGCTTAGCTTTTCTTGTAAGATATTGCAGTTTCTACTTCTAGTATTTTGATAGTCGTGCTAATAAACCTAATCAATTTGATGTTATGAACTTTAATTCACTCCTCTACTTTGAGGAGTTCAAAATCAAGCATATATTTCTTTACCATTGTCGTTTAGGTGCATTATGCAGGCGACAAATGCATCATCATGTGCCCTTTTTATTGCCTTTGTTGTGTTCCTCCAAGCCGTTAACCCTGACTGTATTCTGCAGAATCTTGCCAGCAGATCATTGGTAGATGATGTTCTGCGAAAAGTGAATGGACTGAAGCCCATTGCAGATGAACTAGGCGTACCTTTATCCCAACTTGCGATCGCTTGGTGTGCTTCAAATCCCAACGTCTCTTCTGTCATCACCGGTGCCACCAAAGAGGCTCAGGTCAGCTTAATGCCACAATATTTTTGTTCTGTTTGTAGAAGTGACTTACTAGCTTCTTGAGAAAATGCCAACCCTGTTTCCTCTAAAACAGGGATTTAGCATTTTTCTATAGGGATTTTTTTAATCTCGTTAGGGCAATTAATCTTGTACTTCTGACCATAGTCAATTAATTCTAGTTGATTTCGTAATATTTACACTGATTAAAATTAACATTGATTACAATCATATCTACTTGGTTAAAATCATTACAGTTGGAGAACTACTTTATTTCTCTACAATCTACATGCAAAATCAAGTGTTGTTTGTTTCTTACGATAGTCTCTTATCGATGTAGATTGAAGAGAACATGAAGGCTATAAATGCCATACCTTTGCTCACACCAGCGGTAATGGAGAAGATCGAAGCCGTTATTCAAACCAAGCCTAAGCGCCCAGATTCATACCGGTAGACGCCATACAcatgccaaatttttttttatatttatttactgCTCTCTCTATCATCTCCGCGTAGAGAAAGATATATGTTCTCGTTgtgtttttactgggaaattTATTGTTTTGGTTTGTTTCTGTCTGGTTTTCTTTTGCTACAATAGCGCTATGATGGCGATGAACTATGTGCAGCACAATTTTAGATGATGTAGTTTAAAACATTGATATTCGAGCTCGAACTAAAGCAGAAAATTGGAGTTGATATACATACCCGTGAGTTTGAATTCATGAATGGCTTCAGGTTACagagaaattaaataattttttctcCCAAAAATTACCAAATAATATAAAGCGACATATTTAACagctatatatatgtatacacgGATTTGGTCGATGCTACCCCACCCGGGTAGTGCCCGGGTGGGGTACGGACGGCCCGGATCTCTTTGACCTGCAATGATGATCCGGGTCGTCCGATCTGGCCCTGAAGCCAGCATCGACATTATCGTATAAACGTCTTTTTTGAGAAGTcgttaatattaaatatatatttattgttttaatccataataTTTGGAACAATTATCATATTATCTACTACCACTCTGAAGAAAAATTAGTATTATtactatattaaaaaaaattgaaaattcttGATATGGATGGAACCAAAGTGACTTGTAAGCCGACTATTTTGTTGTATCAAATGAATTTTGAAGCAACTGAATGAGTTTACGTTGTACAGATGTTCGCACGAAGAACTTCATTGTAAACTATGATGCATCTTACATATTTTTGTTTTGACGAAAGTTGTACGCACaaacattaaaaaaacaaaatttagaGTGTGCTCTTGATGTAATATAGACTCACGTTGGTTAACTttctttcaaaatataaaatagcCAAACAACATAACAATGGACGGGTCTAAATATGTGAATGATTAAATATAATTCTTATGAATTTGgaaaaatatatgtataaatgATTAATGTAGTGTTTTGGTAATAACTGTTGtacataatattataataattataattcatAAAGTAGTTTTTCGGTTAAAAGCCGCGACAATGGCGCGTTATTCTGTATTGGTATTTATTTGCAGATACGAAAATTTTTTGGTTCTTTGGTCCGAAATCAATGCAATGCCCCCTTCTCTCTCGATCGATCTTTGCCTCACAACCCGGATTCCATACCAAAGTGTTTttctttgtgtgtgtgtgttttggatttccaccCTGATTTTAGCCAAAAAGGCACTTGGAAAAGGGCAAGAAATTGGTGTTTCCGGACACACACACAGGTAAACTTTTGTGTAGACCCtctttttattcaatttttcaTCACCATTTTGTTGGTTTAATGGAGGGAGTAGGCAAAAGAAAAGTGTTTCTGTCAGAAACTGAAACAATCTTTCCATGAATTCTTCATCTTGAGAGATCCTTTTCGGTGTCAACGAATTTTGGATTGGGTTGTTTCGCATGATATATTCTTGTGTAGATGCTTGTATCTAACATTTCCATTCATTTTACCTCCTTGAAACAGCATACTTTTGGGGACTTTTTGTTTGATGAGTGATTGGAGCTTTATGGTTTTTCGAATATTCAAAGAACTCTGTTTGAACCTGGTGTGACCCTTAAGGAATTACTGATAGGATAAAGAGGAAGTTTGATCGTATGAGAAGCTGGGGACTGCTATTTGATTTTTCATGTGATGCTGGGAAAATTCCAAGATTTACGGATTTGAATGAAGACTGTGTAAAGGGATGAGCTGGAAAATACCGAAAAATGCTTCTGCCAAGTGAAATTCGTCATTGATTGATAAAATGAAGAGCGAGTTTTATAACGAAAATGGGCGAAACACAGGTTCTGATGCAGCCAATGCCACTCCAAGTGATCAAAAGTATGGAAATGGATATCAGCATAATGTTTCTGTTCAGACAGGTGAAGAATTTTCGCCCGAGTTTTTGAGGGATCGTCTTAATACTAGAAGAAATCCTTTTTCGAATGAGGTACATTGTAGTACAAAGAATAAGCAACGTTCGGATGTTGCCCAGAATCAACACCATCCCGCGTATGAGGATCCTGGATCAAGAACATCAGATGGTTCCTTCTCGGGAAAGATGAAATTTCTGTGCAGCTTCAGTGGAAGAATATTTCCGAGACCAAATGATGGGAAACTTAGATATGTAGGTGGAGAGACGAAGATTATATCTATTCGGAAAAACATAACTTATGTTGAGCTTATGAGAAAGACTAGTGGAATTTGTAATCAACCACACACAATTAAGTACCAGCTTCCTGGTGAAGACTTGGATGCACTTATATCCGTCTCTTCGGATGAGGATCTTCATCATATGATAGAAGAGTACCATGATTTAGAGAGAAGCTCTCAAAGACTAAGAATATTTCTTGTTTCTTCAAGTGATGGTGAAGGCTCGTGTTCTTTGGAGTCAAAGGCTACACAGCCAGGTGATGTCGATCAGTATGTTGTTGCGGTGAATGGCTTGTTTGATCCAAGCCATCAAAGGAGCTCAAGCCGGGAGAGTTTGGCGAGCCAGAGGGGAAGTAATCTGGATGGAAGCCCCACCATGCAGAGGGACTCCCCTACATTACATCATCGCGCAGAGAAATGGGGCGAAGGAAGCTCCCCTAATCTGAAATTTAGGCCCTCAACAAGTCCTGCTTCCCAAATTCTTAATGCATCTTATATTCCATCTCCTCCTCTGTCTCCAGTTCGGTTTAAAGAGCCAAAGAATTCTTACATAAAACGTTATGAAGATGTTTTGTACCGTGATGGTGGTGAATACGCTCATCCGAATGTGATGGATGCACCAGGTTTCGACCACCCCTCTTGTGCTGATGTCACAGGTTATCGTGTGCCAGTGATAGGTAGTCCTACAATGAGCTCTCACCTTAGGAAGTCGAGTAAAGAATTTGAGAAACTTCCGTCATATGATCCAAGTAACATTAATAGGAGAGGTTTGAAAAGTACTGTGCGACAGTATGAAGAGAGGCCTTCAGAAGTTTCCTGCTCCTATCAACAAAGGGTAGCAGCacaacaacaacggcggatGCCAGATGAGAATTATCAAGTTTTCTCGCGTAAGGATTGTCTCTCCCAAGAAAATGTGAATGGTTATGAGGATTATGTAGAATGGGGTCTAGATACAAAAGTTTCGGTGGAGAACAAAGATACTTCCTTCGATCCAGGTAGAAAACAAAACGGCACTAGCACTGGTTATGCTCCAGATGCCAAATTTGTGGACCACAAATGGAATTTGCCTAAAATAATATGTCTCCCAGACTCAAACCTTGGTTCACATACCCCTATCCTGCAAATGCAAGGGCCCGAGAATCCTGCTACATCGTCTAACTATTTGGAAAATGTATCAGAAATCCATTCTCAACCTTTACAGAATCCTCACTTCGGCACACGAGAAACTCCGGTCACAGTTGAAGATGTGACGGATCAAGTGCCCCTGGATGTCCAGTCTAAGGCTATCCTTCATGTACAGGACGAACTGAGTGATGAGATGGAATCACCTGGACAAGAAACAGAAGCTGGGAGTGTGATCCTCGAATCTGACTATGATGTATATATTAGTTCCCTAGCTCCTCATATTTTCTACATTACATTCAAGAATCGGTTTTAACAGAAAATTTACATGTGCATTTTCTTGTAGGCTGTTAGTGCTGATGAAGATAGCAAGGATGAATCGATAAGTGATGCTGCAATAATAGAAATGGAAGCTGGCATATATGGTTTACAGGTTCACGCCTaaacttattttatatataaatgtaGTGTAAGCTATTTTCCATGCAAGTAATTCAGTGGAACTTCCTCTCATGAATGTTATTCATTATCATATTTTGAATGAATGTCTTTGTACAATGTTGCAGATCATTAAAAATGCTGATCTTGAAGACCTACACGAGTTGGGTTCTGGTACATTTGGAACTGTATATCATGGAAAATGGAGGGGAACAGATGTTGCCATCAAGAGAATAAAGAAGAGTTGTTTTGCAGGGAGATCCTCGGAACAAGAAAGACTGGTTTGTCCCATTCAATCACAGTAATTGTAACTTTTTTTACCTGTACTTAAGACATGGAAAATACACACTAAAATCCTGTCCAAATTATTGTTTCCAACTTTTCACAGACTAAAGATTTTTGGAGGGAGGCTCAGATTCTTTCCAAACTTCACCATCCAAATGTGGTAGCGTTCTACGGAGTCGTTCCTGATGGACCTGAAACCACATTAGCTACTGTAACTGAGTACATGGCTAATGGGTCTTTAAGGCGTGTCCTCTTAAAGAAAGATAGGTGAGTTTTCTTGTGGGTTCTTCTTTTGGCTACACTATCTAACTTTCTTTTCCCAAGATTTGTTCTTGAGAGTTCAAATTCTACTGATAGGGCGCTTGATCGACGGAAAAAAACGATAATTGCATTGGATGCTGCCTTTGGCATGGAGTACTTACACTTGAAAAGCATTGTTCACTTTGATTTAAAGTGTGATAATCTGCTGGTGAACTTAGGAGATCCACATAGGCCCGTGTGCAAAGTGAGTCCTTGATCTATGTGTAAACTTGTAAACTTTAGAAATCATTCTTTTGAAGAAACGAAGCTCAGATACAGGCATCTGACTATTAGGTTGGCGATTTTGGACTATCAAGAATCAAGCAGAACACCCTTGTGTCAGGCGGTGTGCGCGGAACGCTACCGTGGATGGCTCCCGAACTACTAAATGGAAGTAGTAGTCGAGTTTCTGAAAAAGTACGTAAAACTAACCACCTGAATTGGATTGCATGATTCATTCACGAAGTTACGAATACTTTTAAGCTTTTGTGATGAAACAGTAAACCATCATAAACATAGTTAACATAATTAtgatttagttaaaaaaaaaacttggaaTGAACCAAGATTCATGACATTGTCACAGGTTGATGTTTTCTCGTTCGGAATTGCCATGTGGG comes from the Henckelia pumila isolate YLH828 chromosome 1, ASM3356847v2, whole genome shotgun sequence genome and includes:
- the LOC140875363 gene encoding probable voltage-gated potassium channel subunit beta, whose translation is MKIPEQTMQYKNLGKSGLKVSQLAYGAWVTFGNQLDVKEAKSILQCCRDHGVNFFDNAEVYANGRAEEIMGQAIKELGWKRSDLVISTKIFWGGPGPNDKGLSRKHIMEGTKNSLKRLDMEYVDVLYCHRPDIGTPIEETVRAMNHVIDKGWAYYWGTSEWSAQQITEAWGVAERLDLVGPIVEQPEYNLLSRHKVESEYLPLYTNYGIGLTTWSPLASGVLTGKYGTGNIPPDSRFALENYKNLASRSLVDDVLRKVNGLKPIADELGVPLSQLAIAWCASNPNVSSVITGATKEAQIEENMKAINAIPLLTPAVMEKIEAVIQTKPKRPDSYR
- the LOC140869399 gene encoding uncharacterized protein isoform X2: MKSEFYNENGRNTGSDAANATPSDQKYGNGYQHNVSVQTGEEFSPEFLRDRLNTRRNPFSNEVHCSTKNKQRSDVAQNQHHPAYEDPGSRTSDGSFSGKMKFLCSFSGRIFPRPNDGKLRYVGGETKIISIRKNITYVELMRKTSGICNQPHTIKYQLPGEDLDALISVSSDEDLHHMIEEYHDLERSSQRLRIFLVSSSDGEGSCSLESKATQPGDVDQYVVAVNGLFDPSHQRSSSRESLASQRGSNLDGSPTMQRDSPTLHHRAEKWGEGSSPNLKFRPSTSPASQILNASYIPSPPLSPVRFKEPKNSYIKRYEDVLYRDGGEYAHPNVMDAPGFDHPSCADVTGYRVPVIGSPTMSSHLRKSSKEFEKLPSYDPSNINRRGLKSTVRQYEERPSEVSCSYQQRVAAQQQRRMPDENYQVFSRKDCLSQENVNGYEDYVEWGLDTKVSVENKDTSFDPGRKQNGTSTGYAPDAKFVDHKWNLPKIICLPDSNLGSHTPILQMQGPENPATSSNYLENVSEIHSQPLQNPHFGTRETPVTVEDVTDQVPLDVQSKAILHVQDELSDEMESPGQETEAGSVILESDYDAVSADEDSKDESISDAAIIEMEAGIYGLQIIKNADLEDLHELGSGTFGTVYHGKWRGTDVAIKRIKKSCFAGRSSEQERLTKDFWREAQILSKLHHPNVVAFYGVVPDGPETTLATVTEYMANGSLRRVLLKKDRALDRRKKTIIALDAAFGMEYLHLKSIVHFDLKCDNLLVNLGDPHRPVCKVGDFGLSRIKQNTLVSGGVRGTLPWMAPELLNGSSSRVSEKVDVFSFGIAMWEILTGEEPYADMHCGAIIEMQQLQTAEADTW
- the LOC140869399 gene encoding uncharacterized protein isoform X1, which translates into the protein MKSEFYNENGRNTGSDAANATPSDQKYGNGYQHNVSVQTGEEFSPEFLRDRLNTRRNPFSNEVHCSTKNKQRSDVAQNQHHPAYEDPGSRTSDGSFSGKMKFLCSFSGRIFPRPNDGKLRYVGGETKIISIRKNITYVELMRKTSGICNQPHTIKYQLPGEDLDALISVSSDEDLHHMIEEYHDLERSSQRLRIFLVSSSDGEGSCSLESKATQPGDVDQYVVAVNGLFDPSHQRSSSRESLASQRGSNLDGSPTMQRDSPTLHHRAEKWGEGSSPNLKFRPSTSPASQILNASYIPSPPLSPVRFKEPKNSYIKRYEDVLYRDGGEYAHPNVMDAPGFDHPSCADVTGYRVPVIGSPTMSSHLRKSSKEFEKLPSYDPSNINRRGLKSTVRQYEERPSEVSCSYQQRVAAQQQRRMPDENYQVFSRKDCLSQENVNGYEDYVEWGLDTKVSVENKDTSFDPGRKQNGTSTGYAPDAKFVDHKWNLPKIICLPDSNLGSHTPILQMQGPENPATSSNYLENVSEIHSQPLQNPHFGTRETPVTVEDVTDQVPLDVQSKAILHVQDELSDEMESPGQETEAGSVILESDYDAVSADEDSKDESISDAAIIEMEAGIYGLQIIKNADLEDLHELGSGTFGTVYHGKWRGTDVAIKRIKKSCFAGRSSEQERLTKDFWREAQILSKLHHPNVVAFYGVVPDGPETTLATVTEYMANGSLRRVLLKKDRALDRRKKTIIALDAAFGMEYLHLKSIVHFDLKCDNLLVNLGDPHRPVCKVGDFGLSRIKQNTLVSGGVRGTLPWMAPELLNGSSSRVSEKVDVFSFGIAMWEILTGEEPYADMHCGAIIGGIVNNTLRPPIPERCDVEWRNLMEECWTHDPAIRPSFTEITNRLRAMSNALQPKRFNRVKR